The following are encoded together in the Cohaesibacter gelatinilyticus genome:
- a CDS encoding ATP-binding cassette domain-containing protein: MTGPLIQISALEKTFVRRPVLQSLDVDIASDDRIALIGSNGAGKTTLIRCLLGHYRHKGDILLAGEKVSTHNRSMLEAIAFVPQLPPPLKMPVADLIKFSCASGKADKDKIWDIADKLGLELAILMSIPFNRLSGGQKQKLLISIALARPAKLFIFDEPSANLDPAARSAFLDLLAQHKDRAMLIASHRLEEIASLVNRVIEMDQGKIVLDDRISDRLKEGDRRLCTLKLAVPSEALSKTLSEWDFSIASNGLSASGQVAGGDMIRFLSTLSRYGGLLSDISFENLGED; encoded by the coding sequence ATGACCGGTCCACTTATCCAAATAAGCGCGTTGGAAAAAACCTTTGTTCGCCGTCCTGTGCTGCAGTCGCTTGATGTGGATATCGCATCAGATGATCGCATTGCACTAATTGGCTCGAATGGTGCAGGCAAGACAACCCTTATCCGCTGTCTGCTTGGCCACTATCGCCATAAGGGAGATATCCTTTTGGCAGGAGAGAAGGTTTCCACCCATAACCGCTCCATGCTGGAAGCCATCGCCTTTGTGCCCCAGCTTCCTCCTCCTCTGAAGATGCCTGTTGCTGATCTGATCAAATTCTCCTGCGCCTCTGGCAAGGCGGACAAAGACAAGATCTGGGACATTGCCGACAAGCTGGGATTGGAACTGGCGATCCTGATGTCTATTCCGTTCAACAGACTTTCAGGCGGTCAGAAACAAAAATTACTGATTTCCATTGCATTGGCTCGCCCGGCGAAATTGTTCATTTTCGACGAACCTTCTGCAAACCTCGACCCCGCCGCCCGCTCTGCATTTCTCGACCTTCTTGCCCAACACAAGGACCGCGCGATGCTGATCGCCAGTCATCGACTGGAAGAGATTGCGTCCTTGGTCAATCGAGTCATCGAGATGGACCAGGGCAAGATCGTGCTGGATGATCGTATCTCCGACCGTTTGAAAGAAGGAGATCGCCGTCTTTGCACGCTGAAACTGGCGGTGCCAAGCGAGGCCCTGTCCAAGACCTTGTCCGAATGGGATTTTTCCATTGCCAGCAATGGCTTGAGTGCTAGCGGCCAGGTAGCAGGGGGAGATATGATCCGCTTTCTGTCCACCCTCTCTCGTTATGGTGGTCTGCTTTCGGACATCAGTTTTGAAAACCTGGGCGAAGACTAA
- a CDS encoding NapH/MauN family ferredoxin-type protein — MSKIVHSILLMLGKDAARPARDQFSPKALEIFKGKKTKEAVQERIRLIKEEKVWFKPGTKWLKRRWASVIIVNLLFVLSFWLDIQLIEGALTGSRVVGFHMADLNSALQVMLAYKHIVVNLLIGTATVLFGWWLLGGRTFCAWACPYHLLAEIAEMIHMKLAAKGLVKDHTFDRRMRTVLYFIFAILAFVTGYTVFEYISPVGILSRAFTYGASFALVIVGILLLIEIFYSRRFWCRYVCPIGLTYGFAGALSPVQIKYDSTKCLHEGECRDVCMVPHVLEPTKLGFADQEFHYMGADCTRCGMCLDACPTGALKFHIRGSDSLL, encoded by the coding sequence ATGAGCAAGATTGTCCATTCCATTCTCTTGATGCTTGGCAAAGACGCAGCGAGGCCTGCCCGTGATCAATTTTCACCCAAAGCTCTTGAGATTTTCAAAGGCAAGAAAACCAAGGAAGCAGTGCAAGAACGCATTCGCCTGATCAAGGAAGAGAAAGTCTGGTTCAAACCAGGCACCAAATGGCTGAAACGTCGCTGGGCCTCGGTCATCATCGTCAATCTGTTGTTCGTTTTGTCTTTCTGGCTCGATATTCAACTGATTGAAGGAGCTCTTACCGGCTCTCGCGTTGTCGGCTTCCATATGGCGGACCTGAACTCTGCTTTGCAAGTGATGCTGGCTTACAAGCATATCGTCGTCAATTTGCTGATTGGTACGGCAACTGTTCTATTTGGTTGGTGGCTGCTTGGGGGGCGTACCTTCTGCGCCTGGGCCTGCCCTTATCATCTGCTGGCTGAGATTGCAGAGATGATACATATGAAGCTTGCCGCGAAAGGTCTGGTCAAGGATCACACGTTTGACCGCCGTATGCGTACGGTGTTGTATTTCATCTTTGCCATATTGGCCTTTGTCACTGGCTACACGGTGTTTGAATATATATCTCCAGTTGGCATTCTGTCCCGTGCCTTCACCTATGGAGCAAGCTTTGCCCTTGTCATTGTGGGTATTTTGCTGCTGATAGAGATTTTTTATTCTCGCCGTTTCTGGTGCCGATATGTCTGTCCGATTGGCCTGACCTATGGCTTTGCCGGAGCTCTCTCGCCGGTTCAGATCAAATATGATTCCACCAAATGTTTGCATGAAGGCGAATGCCGCGATGTCTGCATGGTGCCGCATGTTCTGGAACCTACCAAGCTCGGTTTTGCCGATCAGGAATTCCACTATATGGGCGCTGACTGCACGCGTTGCGGTATGTGCCTTGATGCCTGTCCGACAGGGGCGTTGAAGTTCCACATTCGTGGCTCCGACTCCCTGCTCTGA
- a CDS encoding 4Fe-4S dicluster domain-containing protein, with amino-acid sequence MDPPSDNSAAPAKATPPKKRKMSERQREARRRFLRSIGFGSVILAAALSGVYPVLKRLKERLRPPGAIDEDAFLAACIKCGQCVQVCPVEAIKLADVDEGMGIGVPYIDARTQACDFSCDATQCILACPTGALDHVITKKEEVTMGFAKLVEPENCLAMQGLGFSGTARGPDFEGLLRYEEIDRWTPIKIADHDYDLELCDLCVRECPIEGAISLEPISSDPGDKRREPIIHKSCVGCGTCEMMCPVEPAVIIIEPEVSMETAA; translated from the coding sequence ATGGACCCACCATCCGATAATAGCGCAGCTCCCGCAAAGGCTACGCCTCCCAAGAAGCGCAAGATGTCCGAACGGCAGAGGGAAGCACGCCGTCGGTTCCTGCGCTCCATCGGCTTTGGCTCTGTCATTCTGGCAGCAGCCTTGAGCGGTGTTTATCCTGTTCTCAAACGCTTGAAAGAGCGTTTGCGTCCACCTGGTGCCATTGATGAAGATGCCTTTCTGGCAGCTTGCATCAAATGCGGCCAATGTGTGCAGGTCTGTCCGGTAGAGGCCATCAAACTCGCTGATGTCGATGAGGGTATGGGCATTGGAGTGCCCTATATTGATGCCCGTACTCAGGCCTGTGATTTCTCCTGTGACGCTACCCAGTGCATTCTGGCCTGCCCGACTGGCGCATTGGACCATGTCATTACCAAGAAAGAAGAAGTCACGATGGGCTTTGCCAAGCTGGTGGAGCCTGAAAATTGCCTTGCCATGCAAGGGCTTGGTTTCAGTGGTACTGCGCGCGGTCCTGATTTTGAAGGCCTGCTACGTTACGAGGAAATTGATCGTTGGACGCCCATCAAGATCGCGGATCATGACTATGATCTGGAGCTTTGCGATCTCTGCGTTCGGGAATGCCCGATTGAAGGGGCAATTTCACTCGAACCTATCTCCAGTGATCCAGGGGACAAGCGTCGCGAACCAATCATTCATAAAAGCTGTGTGGGCTGTGGCACTTGCGAAATGATGTGCCCGGTCGAACCGGCAGTGATCATCATTGAACCCGAAGTATCAATGGAGACGGCAGCATGA
- the nosD gene encoding nitrous oxide reductase family maturation protein NosD: MHNLAKIMSLFCLWIALSSASTTASASYDLQATIDAAKPGETIIPPAGIYKGNFTITNAITFDGSNGVILDAEGKGTVLLVKTTGATVQDMILRNSGRLHNELDSGIQVRGDFNILKNLTMENVLFGFDIQQSNNNIVKNNKINSRDVDLPLRGDAIRLWYSTENKILNNIITDSRDVVVWYSKNNRIAGNKIRRGRYGIHFMYSQYNLVEKNDIRNNTVGIFLMYSDGIKVLNNKIIESSGSSGMGIGFKETSDVIIAGNDVLGNSVGLYLDVSPYQPDSENLISDNNISFNGIGVQFHSDWKGNRIVHNDFASNFTQIVVRGGGSARRHLWDSNHWDSYEGFDKNKDGKGESPFDLWSYADRLWMDIMPISFFRGSPGLEALDFIERLAPFSEPKHLIRDQQPMMERIAGLDPVELKTNTIHPEPEGDFENEAETKRAEAGPAPKVVHSPPSTALQLLLKARQSQ, from the coding sequence ATGCATAATCTTGCCAAAATCATGTCCCTGTTTTGCCTATGGATAGCCCTGTCTTCGGCGTCCACCACAGCATCTGCATCATATGATCTGCAGGCTACCATTGATGCAGCAAAGCCAGGTGAGACCATCATCCCGCCTGCTGGCATCTATAAAGGTAATTTTACCATCACGAACGCCATTACCTTTGATGGTTCCAATGGTGTGATACTGGATGCTGAGGGCAAAGGAACAGTCCTTCTGGTCAAGACCACTGGAGCGACAGTTCAGGACATGATCCTACGTAATTCCGGCCGGCTACATAATGAGTTGGATAGCGGAATTCAGGTACGCGGCGATTTCAATATTCTCAAAAACCTGACGATGGAAAATGTATTGTTCGGTTTTGATATCCAGCAATCCAACAACAACATCGTCAAAAACAACAAGATCAACAGCCGTGATGTCGATCTACCCTTGCGAGGCGACGCAATCCGCCTTTGGTATTCGACCGAGAACAAGATCCTGAACAACATTATCACCGACAGTCGTGATGTGGTGGTCTGGTATTCCAAGAATAACCGTATTGCAGGCAACAAGATCCGACGCGGTCGATATGGCATTCACTTCATGTACAGCCAGTATAACCTGGTCGAGAAGAATGACATTCGCAACAATACCGTTGGCATCTTTCTGATGTATTCCGACGGTATCAAAGTGCTCAACAACAAGATTATTGAGAGCTCCGGCTCATCCGGAATGGGTATTGGCTTCAAGGAAACCTCAGATGTCATCATTGCGGGAAATGATGTGCTGGGCAATTCCGTAGGACTGTATCTTGATGTCTCTCCTTATCAGCCTGATAGCGAGAACCTGATCTCGGACAACAATATCTCCTTCAATGGTATCGGCGTACAATTCCACAGTGATTGGAAAGGCAATCGCATCGTCCATAATGACTTTGCTTCCAATTTCACCCAAATCGTTGTGCGCGGTGGTGGCTCCGCCAGGCGACACCTTTGGGATAGCAATCATTGGGATTCCTATGAAGGTTTCGACAAAAACAAAGATGGAAAAGGCGAATCCCCCTTTGATCTCTGGAGTTATGCCGACCGTCTTTGGATGGACATCATGCCCATCTCCTTCTTCCGCGGCTCCCCTGGCCTGGAAGCACTCGACTTCATTGAAAGACTGGCTCCTTTCTCCGAACCAAAACATCTTATCCGCGACCAACAGCCCATGATGGAGCGGATTGCCGGTCTGGACCCGGTGGAATTGAAGACCAATACCATCCATCCAGAACCGGAAGGGGATTTTGAGAATGAGGCAGAGACCAAACGAGCTGAGGCGGGACCGGCGCCAAAGGTTGTTCACTCTCCTCCCTCAACTGCCCTGCAACTCCTGCTAAAAGCGAGGCAAAGTCAATGA
- a CDS encoding c-type cytochrome, which produces MKFLAVGCTALMLSGAAYAAGGWNEGNEEQDEALHLKPNHEGGIETYEVCSACHQLNGWGLEDGTFPQLAGQHAVVTIKQLADIRAKNRDNPTMYPFALPREIGGAQALADVAAYIEKLPMNPNNGKGPGKDLELGEKLYKDNCVRCHGERGEGKPDKFYPLIQGQHYNYLLRQFEWIRDGKRRNANPDMVKQIEGFSDKDMVAVMDYVSRLTPPKEKLADPDWVNPDFDW; this is translated from the coding sequence ATGAAATTTCTAGCAGTTGGTTGCACAGCTCTCATGCTGTCCGGTGCTGCTTATGCCGCAGGTGGCTGGAACGAGGGCAACGAAGAGCAGGACGAAGCCCTGCACCTCAAACCTAATCATGAAGGTGGCATTGAGACTTACGAAGTTTGCTCTGCCTGTCACCAGCTCAATGGTTGGGGTCTGGAAGACGGTACTTTCCCTCAATTGGCTGGTCAGCATGCAGTTGTAACCATCAAGCAGCTTGCTGATATTCGTGCCAAGAACCGTGACAACCCAACCATGTATCCTTTTGCTCTGCCTCGTGAAATCGGTGGTGCACAGGCTCTGGCAGACGTTGCTGCCTATATCGAAAAACTGCCGATGAACCCGAATAACGGCAAAGGACCAGGCAAAGATCTGGAGTTGGGCGAAAAACTCTACAAAGACAATTGTGTTCGTTGTCATGGCGAGCGTGGCGAAGGCAAGCCAGATAAATTCTACCCTCTGATTCAAGGCCAGCATTACAATTATTTGCTGCGTCAGTTCGAGTGGATCCGTGATGGCAAGCGCCGTAACGCCAACCCTGACATGGTCAAGCAGATCGAAGGCTTCTCCGACAAGGATATGGTTGCCGTGATGGATTACGTATCCCGTCTGACGCCACCAAAAGAAAAACTGGCCGATCCTGACTGGGTGAACCCAGATTTTGACTGGTAA